A stretch of Streptomyces vietnamensis DNA encodes these proteins:
- a CDS encoding putative leader peptide, protein MQPPRDRSVTLVQRRHVDLVRVASAACRCP, encoded by the coding sequence ATGCAGCCCCCTCGTGACCGCTCGGTCACCCTCGTCCAGCGCCGACACGTGGACCTCGTCCGTGTCGCGAGCGCGGCCTGTCGCTGCCCCTGA
- a CDS encoding sulfatase family protein: MPVRPHALLETRMSTPLSRRALGGVAAGAAAAAALGATAPAAQATSPADPQERPFRAAHPRRHSPRPNILFILGDDLGWADLSSYGSPHIRTPHLDRLARQGVRFTDAYSGSATCSPTRFSLYTGRYPGRTKGGLAEPIADKSVGLEPTHPTLASLLRDSGYATALIGKWHCGYLPDYSPTKSGWDEFFGNFGGALEYYSKLGLGGEYDLYEGDAEYKDLRYYTRILTERASEYVGRDHDKPWLLNLNFTTPHWPWIADGDKETSDEIVRRIKAGDRSALWHQDGGSVEKYKEMVEDLDRSIGQVLDALKRSGREQDTLVFFASDNGGERFSYNWPLAGNKGSLQEGGIRVPAILRWPARIDGGQVSDLPVFTPDWTATLLDLAGARPHPAYPLDGTSLAGHLLRGAEVPERDLFWRVRGERALRRGDWKYYRGKSGRDQLFQLSEDSREQADRAPFEQTRLAELRAAWERIDAGLLRY, translated from the coding sequence ATGCCCGTACGTCCGCACGCCCTTCTGGAGACTCGTATGTCCACGCCCCTGTCCCGCCGCGCCCTCGGCGGGGTCGCCGCCGGTGCCGCCGCCGCGGCCGCCCTCGGCGCCACCGCACCCGCCGCGCAGGCGACTTCCCCGGCCGACCCGCAGGAGCGTCCCTTCCGCGCCGCGCACCCGCGCCGCCACTCCCCGCGGCCCAACATCCTCTTCATCCTGGGCGACGACCTCGGCTGGGCCGACCTCTCCTCCTACGGCTCCCCGCACATCCGCACCCCCCACCTGGACCGCCTCGCCCGCCAGGGCGTCCGCTTCACCGACGCCTACTCCGGCTCCGCGACCTGCTCCCCCACCCGTTTCAGCCTCTACACCGGCCGCTACCCGGGCCGTACGAAGGGCGGACTCGCCGAGCCGATCGCCGACAAGTCCGTCGGCCTGGAGCCCACCCATCCCACGCTCGCCTCGCTGCTGCGGGACTCCGGCTACGCCACCGCCCTCATCGGCAAGTGGCACTGCGGCTACCTCCCCGACTACTCCCCCACCAAGTCCGGTTGGGACGAGTTCTTCGGCAACTTCGGCGGGGCCCTGGAGTACTACTCCAAGCTCGGCCTCGGCGGGGAGTACGACCTCTACGAGGGCGACGCCGAGTACAAGGACCTGCGCTACTACACCCGGATCCTCACCGAGCGGGCGAGCGAGTACGTCGGCCGCGACCACGACAAGCCCTGGCTGCTCAACCTCAACTTCACCACCCCGCACTGGCCGTGGATCGCCGACGGCGACAAGGAGACCAGCGACGAGATAGTCCGCCGCATCAAGGCCGGCGACCGCTCCGCACTCTGGCACCAGGACGGCGGCTCGGTCGAGAAGTACAAGGAGATGGTCGAGGACCTCGACCGCTCGATCGGGCAGGTCCTCGACGCGCTGAAGCGCTCCGGCCGGGAACAGGACACCCTCGTCTTCTTCGCCAGCGACAACGGCGGCGAGCGCTTCTCCTACAACTGGCCGCTCGCCGGCAACAAGGGCTCCCTCCAGGAGGGCGGCATCCGGGTCCCCGCGATCCTGCGCTGGCCCGCCCGGATCGACGGCGGCCAGGTCAGCGACCTGCCGGTGTTCACGCCCGACTGGACGGCGACCCTCCTCGACCTGGCCGGCGCCCGCCCCCACCCCGCGTACCCCCTCGACGGCACCAGCCTCGCCGGACACCTGCTGCGCGGCGCCGAGGTGCCCGAGCGGGACCTCTTCTGGCGGGTACGGGGCGAACGGGCGCTGCGCCGCGGCGACTGGAAGTACTACCGGGGCAAGTCCGGCCGCGACCAGCTCTTCCAGCTGTCGGAGGACTCCCGCGAGCAGGCGGACCGGGCCCCGTTCGAGCAGACCCGGCTCGCCGAGCTCCGGGCCGCCTGGGAGCGGATCGACGCGGGGCTGCTCCGCTACTGA
- a CDS encoding carboxymuconolactone decarboxylase family protein, producing the protein MTNTAAVSLSRMPNPGEFVPELADVSAALFRATGNRSVPRTTINLVHLRAGQIVHNTYLTVLNTGFLRKAGESEERITAVASWQDAPYFTPAERAALALVEATLQPAPHGRERVTDEVYAEAARHYDAKALATLTIAIGQINFFIALAVIGKPQPVESLADQQWD; encoded by the coding sequence ATGACGAACACCGCTGCTGTTTCCCTCTCCCGCATGCCGAACCCGGGCGAGTTCGTGCCCGAGCTGGCCGACGTCAGCGCCGCGTTGTTCCGCGCCACCGGCAACCGGTCCGTCCCCCGCACCACGATCAACCTGGTGCACCTGCGGGCGGGGCAGATCGTCCACAACACGTACCTGACCGTCCTGAACACCGGCTTCCTGCGCAAGGCGGGGGAGTCGGAGGAGCGGATCACCGCGGTCGCGTCCTGGCAGGACGCCCCGTACTTCACCCCCGCCGAGCGGGCCGCTCTCGCGCTGGTCGAGGCGACCCTCCAGCCCGCCCCGCACGGCCGCGAGCGTGTCACCGACGAGGTGTACGCCGAGGCTGCCCGGCACTACGACGCCAAGGCGCTGGCCACCCTGACCATCGCGATCGGTCAGATCAACTTCTTCATCGCCCTGGCCGTGATCGGCAAGCCCCAGCCGGTCGAGTCCCTCGCCGACCAGCAGTGGGACTGA
- a CDS encoding NAD(P)H-dependent oxidoreductase has translation MKTLIVHAHPEPKSLNSSLKDLAVSTLEAAGHDVRVSDLYAMNWKAVVDAADYGPAASSPLKVALDSGRAFDAGTLTPDVRAEQEKLLWADTIIFQFPLWWYTMPAILKGWVDRVFTYHFAYGVGEHSDTKYGERFGEGTLAGRKALLSVTTGGPQSHYTARGINGPIDDLLFPIHHGILYYPGIEVLPPFVLHGTDRMTDADYADVAKAWEERLLTLESTEPIAFRRQNFGDYEIPSLQLKEGLEPAGRTGFGLHVRG, from the coding sequence ATGAAGACGCTGATCGTCCACGCCCACCCGGAGCCGAAGTCGCTCAACAGCTCGCTGAAGGACCTCGCGGTGTCCACACTGGAGGCCGCCGGGCACGACGTACGGGTGAGCGATCTGTACGCGATGAACTGGAAGGCGGTCGTGGACGCCGCGGACTACGGCCCCGCCGCGTCGAGTCCGCTGAAGGTCGCCCTGGACTCGGGCCGGGCCTTCGACGCCGGGACGCTCACCCCCGACGTCCGCGCCGAGCAGGAGAAGCTGCTGTGGGCCGACACGATCATCTTCCAGTTCCCGCTGTGGTGGTACACGATGCCCGCGATCCTCAAGGGCTGGGTGGACCGGGTGTTCACCTACCACTTCGCGTACGGCGTCGGCGAGCACAGCGACACCAAGTACGGCGAACGCTTCGGCGAAGGCACCCTCGCCGGCCGGAAGGCCCTGCTGTCGGTGACCACCGGCGGCCCGCAGTCCCACTACACCGCCCGCGGGATCAACGGCCCGATCGACGACCTGCTGTTCCCGATCCACCACGGCATCCTCTACTACCCCGGCATCGAGGTCCTGCCGCCGTTCGTCCTCCACGGCACCGACCGGATGACCGACGCCGACTACGCGGACGTCGCCAAGGCCTGGGAAGAGCGCCTGCTCACCCTGGAGTCGACCGAACCGATCGCGTTCCGACGCCAGAACTTCGGCGACTACGAGATCCCCTCGCTGCAGCTGAAGGAGGGACTGGAGCCCGCGGGCCGCACGGGATTCGGGCTGCACGTACGCGGCTGA
- a CDS encoding helix-turn-helix transcriptional regulator, giving the protein MDDLAGFLRTRRSRIDPAAVGIPTDSRRRVAGLRREEVAHLSGVSVDYYVRLEQGRATQPSEQVLDALARVLGLDETELGHLYRLARQRRRPAKAPGGRLRPEALRVLDLVADAPALIMNHRLDVLAGNRLAHLLYGRPIPGLNTARHIFLEEAERGLYADWDTCTLDVVGHLRLAAGKYPEDPRLASLVGELAMGSERFRRLWARADVRARTHGRKAYRHPLVGLLELHQENFALPDEPGMELLVLSAAPGSPAEDGLRLLAGLGAEGDDVQPPVNARVRE; this is encoded by the coding sequence ATGGACGATCTTGCGGGCTTCCTTCGGACCCGGCGTTCCCGCATCGACCCGGCGGCCGTCGGCATTCCCACCGACAGCCGCCGCCGGGTCGCGGGGCTCCGCCGCGAAGAGGTCGCGCACCTGTCCGGGGTCAGCGTCGACTACTACGTACGCCTGGAGCAGGGGCGCGCGACCCAGCCCTCCGAGCAGGTCCTCGACGCCCTCGCCCGCGTCCTCGGCCTCGACGAGACCGAACTCGGGCACCTGTACCGGCTCGCCCGGCAGCGCCGCCGCCCCGCGAAGGCGCCGGGCGGGCGCCTCCGGCCGGAGGCGCTGCGCGTCCTCGACCTGGTCGCCGACGCACCCGCGCTGATCATGAACCATCGTCTGGACGTGCTCGCCGGGAACCGCCTCGCCCACCTCCTCTACGGGCGGCCGATACCGGGCCTGAACACCGCCCGGCACATCTTCCTCGAGGAGGCCGAGCGCGGCCTCTACGCGGACTGGGACACATGCACCCTCGACGTGGTCGGGCACCTGCGCCTGGCCGCCGGCAAATACCCCGAGGACCCCCGTCTGGCCTCGCTCGTCGGCGAGCTCGCGATGGGCAGCGAACGCTTCCGCCGCCTCTGGGCCCGCGCGGACGTGCGCGCCCGCACGCATGGACGCAAGGCGTATCGGCATCCGCTGGTCGGCCTCCTTGAACTCCACCAGGAGAACTTCGCGCTGCCCGACGAACCGGGCATGGAGCTGCTGGTACTGTCCGCGGCCCCGGGCAGCCCCGCGGAGGACGGTCTCCGCCTGCTCGCGGGTCTGGGCGCGGAGGGCGATGACGTGCAGCCCCCGGTGAACGCTCGGGTTCGCGAGTGA
- a CDS encoding phosphoribosylanthranilate isomerase, whose amino-acid sequence MFVKVCGLGTTADIDVAVAAGADAVGLVISGTSVRGLDHDRAVRLAAHVPPGVLSVLVVNDTPAADAARIAGELGFGALQLHGKAYREEDFAAAAGVFPRLWRATSLNERPDTRVGAYGEEVLLLDSPRAGSGEPWDLSLLETARPEGPWLLAGGLTPDNVGEAIDRARPWGVDVSSGVESAPGVKDHDLIRTFVAAAKQAASQGA is encoded by the coding sequence GTGTTCGTGAAGGTGTGCGGGCTCGGGACGACCGCCGACATCGACGTGGCGGTTGCGGCCGGAGCGGACGCCGTCGGTCTGGTGATCAGCGGGACCAGCGTGCGCGGGCTCGACCACGATCGGGCCGTGCGGCTCGCCGCCCACGTGCCGCCGGGTGTCCTGTCCGTTCTGGTGGTCAACGACACGCCTGCCGCCGACGCCGCCCGTATCGCCGGTGAACTCGGTTTCGGCGCCCTGCAGTTGCACGGCAAGGCGTATCGCGAGGAGGACTTCGCGGCCGCGGCCGGGGTCTTTCCGCGGTTGTGGCGGGCCACGTCCTTGAACGAACGGCCCGACACGCGTGTCGGCGCCTACGGCGAGGAGGTCCTTCTCCTCGACTCGCCCCGCGCGGGTTCGGGCGAGCCGTGGGACCTGTCACTGCTCGAGACGGCCCGGCCCGAGGGCCCGTGGCTGCTCGCCGGCGGGCTCACGCCGGACAACGTCGGCGAGGCGATCGACCGGGCGCGTCCCTGGGGGGTCGACGTCTCCAGCGGCGTCGAGTCCGCGCCGGGCGTCAAGGACCATGACCTGATCCGTACCTTCGTCGCCGCCGCGAAGCAGGCCGCCTCGCAAGGGGCCTGA
- a CDS encoding helix-turn-helix transcriptional regulator — MSEQVHNRLAVVRAERKVSRQALAEAVGVHYQTIGYIERGQYNPSLDLALKMARFFGLPVEALFSLEPFQPLTDEVYGRKQ; from the coding sequence ATGAGCGAGCAGGTACACAACAGGCTGGCCGTTGTCAGAGCAGAGCGGAAAGTGTCGCGACAGGCACTGGCCGAGGCAGTGGGCGTCCACTACCAGACCATCGGCTACATCGAACGCGGCCAGTACAACCCCAGCCTCGACCTGGCCCTGAAGATGGCCCGGTTCTTCGGGCTGCCGGTGGAGGCGCTGTTCTCCCTGGAGCCGTTCCAGCCGCTCACCGACGAGGTCTACGGGAGGAAGCAGTGA
- a CDS encoding DinB family protein: MIDEFAKDNLHGRLRRDREALLWKLDGLSEYDARRPLTATGTNLLGLVKHVATVEARYFGEVFDRPSPEPLPRWQDHDGSDQWAAEDETRDQIIGFYRRTWEHSDATINALSLDAPGHVPWWPEPHSHTNLFAVMVHVLGETNRHAGHADILREGLDGRTGMRPEHEKQIDEEARAAYRAKIEQAARSAAPIKAQRMSHVA; encoded by the coding sequence ATGATCGATGAATTCGCGAAGGACAACCTGCACGGGAGACTGCGGCGGGACCGCGAGGCACTGCTCTGGAAACTCGACGGCTTGTCCGAGTACGACGCCCGCCGGCCTCTGACGGCGACCGGGACCAACCTCCTCGGCCTGGTCAAACACGTGGCCACCGTCGAGGCCAGGTACTTCGGCGAGGTCTTCGACCGCCCTTCCCCGGAACCGCTGCCCCGGTGGCAGGACCACGACGGCAGCGACCAGTGGGCCGCCGAGGACGAGACCCGCGACCAGATCATCGGGTTCTACCGGCGCACGTGGGAACACTCGGACGCGACGATCAACGCGCTTTCCCTCGACGCCCCCGGCCACGTGCCGTGGTGGCCGGAGCCCCACTCCCACACGAACCTGTTCGCCGTCATGGTCCACGTCCTCGGCGAGACCAACCGGCATGCCGGGCACGCCGACATCCTGCGCGAGGGCCTGGACGGCCGGACCGGGATGCGCCCCGAACACGAGAAGCAGATCGACGAGGAAGCCCGTGCGGCCTACCGCGCGAAGATCGAGCAGGCCGCCAGGTCGGCCGCGCCGATCAAGGCTCAGAGGATGTCTCACGTGGCGTGA